The stretch of DNA CTCTTTTATCCGAAGAAATAATGACAAAGCTCCATGGGGTAAGACCATTTTGGCAAAGAATATTTTCATTCCTGGTTCTAGAAGTGAATTTATCGGGTTTATGAACTGATTTCAACTcgcatttaaaaatgcattgagtTGGACAGTTGTCTCGTATTTCAGGAGTCAAGTGCAAGTTGGACCACTGAATGTTTTAGGAGGGAGACAATGATTGTGGCACAGAAGGAAAACGAGGGTGATGTGGACCAAAATGATGGATTAGAAGAAAGAAGCCAGAATAGAAGTGATGACTCTATGCAAGTCAGCAATGGGTGAGTATGGGATTGTCAAATAGACTCGGTttgtaaatgtatgttttaatAGTAATACTGTCGATTTTTGAAATTTTTTCATGTACCGCTTCAAGTACAGATAGCAGTAATACTGCTTCCTTCTCCGAGAGAAGGCGGCAAGTTGATGGTCGGCCTATTGTAGACAAGAGAGTCATCCGGAAACAGGAATCACAAGGTCAGCTTCTTTAAACTTTAATAAGGAAGAATTCATGAATTAAAGTTAGACAGATGGaagtcaaaatgaaaaacatgatagctatcctataaaaaaaagttttttccctCAGAGAGTCTTTTCATCAAAGACAAATGGTCTCTTGACCCACCTCAACCCTCGCTAAGACCCTTGCTCCAGGTCAACTATGGCTCCTCTTGCAGTTTACCCGCATGGTAAAAACACGTACTTTATTTTAAACACTATAAATCTGTTAAAATGAGTTTCATATATAAGGTACAACACATTGGTGCTAGTATTCGTGGTGGTAAGGGCTTGTTTTATACATTATAAAACAAAAGGAGCTTTGCCAAAGGGAATTTCATGCAATACCgatccatatataagtcgcactggcggcttttgagaaaattgtcTTGTCATTGCatcttatagtgcagaaaatacgccACATAACTTGATTGGTTCTTCTGTTCAGCTACAAAGTCAAGGAAGCGACTCCTCAAGTCAGCAAACATCGCAAGCGTTCAAGCCAATCCGACACGGCTCTTTTGCCCAGCAATGTGTACTTTCTACACACCAATACTCACAACAGGAGGGAATTTGAGGTCTTAATGTGAAATCGTCATTTATATCTATTATGACAAACAGCTTATTTGCTCCTGTTTTTCCAAGGACGAGGAGATGAACAGGATCTTGGACCAAGCTATTGAGGCCGCACGACAAATGAAAAGGACAACCGACCGCTTGGCCAAGAGATTGACGGCAGATCTGGCCAAAACGCTATTGCAGAGAAATGGACAAAATTCGGCAACATTGCGACAACGAGGGCACAAGATTACatgataataatatataataataggcATAATAGGCTTTGTTGTTATCATTGACGCTTTGTTTTCATTCGTCCATTCACTTTATGGACAAAAGTCATGTCTGTCCTTGACAATTTGGGGATAAACCGGATAAACAGCTAATCGATTGGGCCCTGGATGGTTAAAAACAATTCTGTACTAATACAgatcagaaaaatgaaatgcctTATTCTTTCCAAGTTAGCAAACAGGCTAAAAAAAAGGTGTCTGTCACTTTAATAGAATGAATTTGAAGAGTTTGTCATTCAATCTAGACACAATGGGCCACAGGGCTAAAAGCCATAAACCATGAATCAAGTCCATAATGAGGCTAGCATAACATTACAGGAAAATCCCGCGCtattcaatgagtatcaatttTAGTTTCTGTTGCCAATTTGATGCGTCCAATGGGGACGCTGTGTATACCGAATGTTTTTTCGTTCTGGGTTTCTATAGGCTGGGAATTTGCATTCAGGAAGGACGCTACCAAATACAGTTAATGCTAGAAACTCTTCATTGTTTGTTGTGGGAGgttctaatgttgttttttgagttaaaaaaaattgattcttCCAAACATAGTATGATATTTGagacaaaaaataatagtattaaTTAATTCAGAAGTATGGTTAACATTAGTTGTGTCTATCAAATTAAAGTAAGACATTTATTGCTGTCCATGAAAAGTAATAAAATGACGATTTTAACTAAACTTAGTTGAATGTACATATtgtatacagatttttttttctttacatgaaATATACAATAGCCTCTATTATTCTGTGTATATATCTGGAAGCATTATTTACAATAACTTATATATATTCTAACTAGTGTAACCTGATTGGAAGGGCGAATGCAGTATAATGTTTCACCCGTCTTTATCACTGTGTTGGTCACATGATCGGAAATAACGTTCGAGAAGACGTAGGGTGACATTTAACGGGCAATGACCACATTTTAAGCTGCTCCCATGGGGGTATTTATCTTAGCTAACTTTATGAAAAGAAGTCATGTCAGATAATAAGAGTATAAAGGGCTATAGTATAACCTTAGTCACGTAAAGggaaatatatacataaggACAAACAATATGGTCAATCCCTGGGCATGGCCAGGATACAACAAAGAATAcaacattttggaagaaaagttACTTATGGCGGGCCctgtatgtaaaaaaacaacttattcatgtatttatttattaacttacttataacttatctatttatgtttacaatgtattttgctgtgtctgtattctcaccctcttgcaaATTGTGActacgaaatttcccaaatacgggatgaataaagttatctaatccaatccaattaaaaaatatacaatatacattCCAATCTGCGTAAGAGGAGCTTCCTTCTTTCGCTTGGAAAAGCCCACCCAAGAGACCCTCAAGGGGGAGGAGTTTCAGCCCCCCTGGGCTTTTAGGTATTTGCTGAAACAATAACACACCTGTCGGCTTATCAGAGGAAAGCAAGattgagagagaaagacagattTCAACTTCTCTCAAATTATTTAGAACAACAGAAGCATCCTTCAGCTTGCTTTCAGCCATTTAAAAAGTGCAGTTATGGAGAAAAGATGGCCGATGATGCTGAAAATCCTTATGGCCGTCACACAGGTGAGTCCTGCGaattactttaaaaagaaaaagtagaaatATCTGGCAGTGACGGCAAAAGATTGGCGGGAGACAAAAATCCAGCTTCGATTGAAGTTTATTGCGttgttcctccaaaaaaagacatttttgaattTATGGTGATCTTAAAATTAACTAAAAAACTATACGAATGTTGTTTtgatagcaaaaaaatgattcattttgtgTTATACAACAGGGTCAGAGACTTTTCTAATTTTTGATACTTATAATCCcagttgaaaaatatgaatatgataTGAACACACAGGCTTTTGATCTTGACGGTTTTCATCGCATCCGTGTATGCAACATGCCCCCCCTCCGACGCCCCCCCACTAGCCTCAAAGGACAAATTCATTCAGAGCTGAAAGAAAAACCCACGTTGAAATGTGTGTTGAATGAAAGCAATGTGCAGCCAGCTGCAGAATTTCCCTTCAGATACAAAGAATGCTTGTTTGCACTTATTGATcacaatattttgttattttcagatATGCACTGctgaaaatggtaaaaaaaacaactatttttctatttttcactatttttcCAACTGACTCAACaatccaaatgaaaaatttGTAACTAAATATGCTAATATATTAGCCAGGAATATGAATCTATTGACGTCTTTCCATTGGTTATTAGCTCCTGAAGCACCAAAAATCGTCCAAGTCTACTCCAAGCACAGTGATAGCATCACAGTGGTATTCACAGAGGTTGCCGAGGCAACGGGCTACAGCATCAGACTACAGTCGCAGAGCACCGAGATCCTCTCAGAAACCGAAGTGGACAGTTCCCCGGCTACCGTGGTTGGACTTCAGCCGTACACAGACTACAGACTAAGCGTCATGTCCATCAACTTGGGAGGGCGGAGTCAACCGTCATACCCCGTCAATGCGAGGACAGGTAGCAATAAGATCATTGTTGTGGATGGCAAATGGTACTCATGGGGTTTAAGTCTGGGTTGCCTCAagtatttgaccttttttggttattttttataaataattcaggtagaaaacattttttctcccTATTTTCTTGAAATTTTGATAAATTGAATgacacaaattatttttatgtacaatatgtatataatggtgttactttaaaatttaaatcaagTCATGTCATGGTCATTTTTGTCTAATATTAcactttgctaaaaaaaaatcttactattATAATTTAAATGGTGACTTTGAATGGTCAAACCCTGCGTCTACCACTTTATATAATTCAGCACAGTGGTTCAGTGGTTaccacatcggcctcacagttctagggccgagggtttgaatcccaggttggtcctttttgtggtttttgcgTATAATTGAATACCATTTCCAAGCACTCTTATTTAGACTTATGAAGCAATTCACTCAAGATCCTAATCTGCGAACCAAGACCAGCAAAGTGTCGTCGTCGTTGTAGAACAATGACTTGTCTCACACCGCCGGCCATGACAGTGTTTAGTTTGACTTCTCATTGTCGTCGACAAGGAACTTTGCGGCTTATGCAGAATGGTGGAAACTGTATCTGTTCAATGAATGGTGGTGTTTTCATCCAATGAAAAGAGAAACCATGAGAACAAGGTGCTGTCCACTCCTCAGGGAAAATGCATTGACATTTAATAGCGGCCTTGCTTTTCCATCtcttacaaaacaacatacGTACACAACTTTGTTGTCTATCTTCTTCCATTTTGTACACAGTGGTGACAGCGCCTAATTTGAACACCGCCTCCCCCAACGACAACACCATACTGGTCACATGGTCTCCCGTCCAGCACGCCGTCACTTACGAGCTCTGCGTGATCCGACAAGGCCGGAGTACTCGGCTCAAGGTCGAGACCTCGGACCACAACGTGACCTTGGGCGACCTAGAGGCCGGGACGACTTATTGCATCAAGGGCGAAGCCCTGGATGCCGAAGGCCGTGTTGGCGATGACCTCACTGTGTGCCAGATTACACGTGAGGGATGGGAATTTGATTTTCAATCTGCATTTTGGTCAATGTCTGAATCACTGATTTTGAAACTGAAggtctggcagtgaatgagaatGTTTCAATGCCACTGACGATGGTAGAAGTTGTACTGTAGGCTCATGTTCCCAATACAGTAGAAAGGGACAATAGAAAACATTTACTCACTTCTTGCTTCTTAGAAATATCCTTATGTAGAGCTTAACTTTGTTTCCAGGCGACCATTCCAAAGTAAACAGATGCTCTGATTTTGCAAGGGAGTGTCTGTCACTCATTTCAAAGTAAGGGTATATAAACTCATTTCATATGTACACACCAGAATACTAATGCCTCAGACACAGAAACGATATTTTCCAATATTACAATGTCCGCCAGCATTCAATTGGATTCAAAAagtcccaaaaaacaacatacatacaccacaatgttttgcattgcaaTCAATTTGATGGGACCAATTAATCCATCAATTTCTTTAGACAACAATGCGATATTTGCCATTCACTGCTACACCTTCCCATTTCAAAAGCATTGAACATCCCTCCcattaatttaattcatttcatttgctcCAAAAGGTCCCGGAAGACCCACTTTGACCCACTACCAGTTGATTCAGGGCGAAAACCTAAGCATTGCCGTCTATTGGGAGTCGGCACAAGACGACGAAGACTACATGGCTCGGACCACCAACGGCCAAAACTGTACAAACACAGCCAATGACCACTGTTACATCAACCCGGTGGGATGCGGTCAGAATGACTCCATCTCCGTCACGGCCTTCAACTCGGCTGGACCTAGCTGGCCCTCACAACCGCTTGACTACATCACCTGTGAGTGGAACTCCGCCTAAGCACCTGCTACAAAATGTACGCACCCTGATTTTCCTTCCAAATAACAGACCCCTGCGCTCCCAACAACATTTGGGTGGAAGAAGCCAAGGCGGACGACTGTTGGGCAATGTGGACCGAAGTCCCGCTAGTTGAATTCTACACGGCGTACGTCAAAAGGGACGACGGCGCCGAGAAGTTATGCAACACCACTGGAACCGGTTGCAGTTTTCTTTGCGTTTGTGGTTACACCTATCTCATCAGTGTTTTGGCCTACAACCGTGCTGGCGCCAGTCCCTTCGCAAATGTGCACAACTACACCACCAGTAAGACATCAAAAAACTACTATATCAAAAACTACTGTAGCTGGAAAGTATCAGTCACTTTTAACTCCTATCCTTGCAACAGTTCCATGCTGCCCAGATGGTGTTCTTGTCAATCAGCCTTTGACAGAAACCCTGGAGATCACATGGTCACCGGTTAAAGGGTCCCAACTTTACCAAACAACGGCAAAGCAAGGTGACCTGGTCATACGCTGTGATGACCCGCAAGCGGTTTGCATCTTGTCAAATTTGAGATGCAACAAAGTTTACACGGTGGCCGTCACTGCGTGCAACGAGCTACGAGGGTGCAATAGCACTTGCCCAGCACAGACGCTTGAAACAGGTCAGAGTTGCCATTTTAtccaaaacaattacaaaataaGAGTCTTTTAAGAAGCTTCTTTTATCTCTTTCCAGCTCCGTGTTCTCCCGAAATTCAGAACGTGACGCAATTCAACCAGTCCTCATACAGAGTCCACTTCACCACTCCAAACAGCCAAAATACCGAATACACCGTCACTGCCGTGGGCCGCTTTGATTCCCACACTTGCCATGGAAAAATCACTTTCTGCATGCTAACGCAATTGCCGTGCGGTTCTACGTACCAGGTCACAGCCGTGGCCGTTACCATGGCTGGACGAAGTCTGTCCGGATACAGTACAAATTTAGAAACAGGTACTACACAAtcattggaccaaaaaaaaacaaaaaaccttcatcctattgtattttctttaagGTCCTTGTTGTCCAGAGTCTGTAAACGTGAGCCAGGTCACGCAGGCTGTGGCCAAGATGACCTGGTCGGTCAGCCATGGCGCTCGCTCCTTCGTGGCAACGCTTACTTCCACGCGGGGACTCGCCAAATGCCACACTCTGGACACCCATTGCATGATTGGATGTATCAGCTGTGGTACCCACTACAACGTCAGCCTGGAAGCTATCAGCAGTAGTGGACACGCGTCCCGGTGCAATTATCACCGGTTTTCGTCAAGTAAGGACGACGATAGACGTCttatccatttgaactggaatgaATGGATGTCTAGCCTCGTCAATatcaattgaacatttttatttatttacataattAGTAGCAAGTTTAACTTCCTTTCTATCAGGCGCTTGTTGCCCAACGAATATCCAACTTTATCGCTGGGCTAACAACTCCCTTCGGGTGTACTGGCACTCCTCTCGGATGCCTCAGAACCAGGAGTACATGGTAGAACTGTACGGGCCAGCCGCCAACTACACCTGCCAAGCCGCACCCAATGGCAAATACTGCAACATTCGGGAAGAGACCTGTGGGGATGTCTACACAGTGGTGGTGGCGCCGATTGGACCTGATGGAGTTAAAGTCCAGTTTTGTCAGCAACGGACGTACTCGGGTCAGTTTCAACCTTTCCAATGTAGAAATCACAGtctatgaaatgttttttacttaaaaatatgaaagattgatttgaaaaaaacaaggaaactaATAAATAGAAAGGACAGTATCCACGATCAATTCAATAGGATTCATTGAAGACAATGTACATCTAATCTATTTGGACAGCGACAGTGTTGGGTCCCGAGTTTCGGCACCAAAATATGCtcgatctgaaatacaacttcagaaGCAGGTTaaaaaagagtgagatcaatttaataggaaataggtttattaccagattCCAAGATGCAACTTTCAACTTGCAACTTTCTTTCTGAATGAACaatgggtcagtctttatataggaaaacagggtaTGGTATGTTTTCTATGACAACAACCAAACTCTGAGCAAGTTTCTTATAACAACAATgttttctatacttacaaaaactggtATACGAATAGACTTCTATCACAAACGAGTAAACTtgaatgattcatttttatgtTATCCATAGTTCCCTGCTCAGGATTTAACAGCGGCATCAGTGAGTACCCTCGCCGACTCCTAAACCTACAACATGGCTTTTCCAGTAACACACCGTCTCTCATTAGTGATCTCTCGGGGAAGAAGCCTAAAATAAAAGTCGGTAAGTTCCACACAAACCATCTTGAATGACTTATGTAACCCTGAGACCAAAGCACTGATTGTTTCAAGCGTGAAAGCAATTTATAAAAGCGGGAGGCGGCTTTTGTGACGCTCGGCAACGTGATGCGCTCTCTCATAACGGCGTCATAGGCGTTTCATAAAACCAAAATCACCGTGCCCCGAGACGTCCCGTAACAATAGAAACCGAGGAGAACAAAGCGGGAGTGtatgatattaaaaaacaaagatggccTCTTCCTCACTGACATACCCGTGGGATTTCAACTCCAAGAACGAAACTTGTAAACGTGACTCAGGCAAAAGAAGCATGTGAAGGTGTTGTAAGATGATAAGAACGTTGATGTAGTATGTTCGGGCCCAAGTACAATACAGAATTAATGTCAACTTTCGTGTTTCTAACCCGCAGGAAGCCTTCAAATGACATCGTTACGTGGAGAAGGACTGTTTACATTCAGTGTGTACATGTAGTCTACATGGAATACTATACTCCTTTTTTAGGAACAGCatcaaaaatgcaatttgtatgtttttataaATCTTACTGATGTCAAACCTACTtgaatttttctcttttttgggataaaattaTAAGATTAAATGAACGTCAATGACATATATCCACTCAATCACGTACTTAAGATTACTCAAGGTAACCGATATTAAtttactagaggtacaatataaaacaaaaaaagaaaactactaTTTTGGGTCAttagaaaagaaataaatactaG from Stigmatopora nigra isolate UIUO_SnigA chromosome 9, RoL_Snig_1.1, whole genome shotgun sequence encodes:
- the LOC144201653 gene encoding fibronectin type III domain-containing protein 7-like, whose amino-acid sequence is MADDAENPYGRHTAPEAPKIVQVYSKHSDSITVVFTEVAEATGYSIRLQSQSTEILSETEVDSSPATVVGLQPYTDYRLSVMSINLGGRSQPSYPVNARTVVTAPNLNTASPNDNTILVTWSPVQHAVTYELCVIRQGRSTRLKVETSDHNVTLGDLEAGTTYCIKGEALDAEGRVGDDLTVCQITRPGRPTLTHYQLIQGENLSIAVYWESAQDDEDYMARTTNGQNCTNTANDHCYINPVGCGQNDSISVTAFNSAGPSWPSQPLDYITYPCAPNNIWVEEAKADDCWAMWTEVPLVEFYTAYVKRDDGAEKLCNTTGTGCSFLCVCGYTYLISVLAYNRAGASPFANVHNYTTIPCCPDGVLVNQPLTETLEITWSPVKGSQLYQTTAKQGDLVIRCDDPQAVCILSNLRCNKVYTVAVTACNELRGCNSTCPAQTLETAPCSPEIQNVTQFNQSSYRVHFTTPNSQNTEYTVTAVGRFDSHTCHGKITFCMLTQLPCGSTYQVTAVAVTMAGRSLSGYSTNLETGPCCPESVNVSQVTQAVAKMTWSVSHGARSFVATLTSTRGLAKCHTLDTHCMIGCISCGTHYNVSLEAISSSGHASRCNYHRFSSSACCPTNIQLYRWANNSLRVYWHSSRMPQNQEYMVELYGPAANYTCQAAPNGKYCNIREETCGDVYTVVVAPIGPDGVKVQFCQQRTYSVPCSGFNSGIMISRGRSLK